One genomic window of Ornithorhynchus anatinus isolate Pmale09 chromosome 12, mOrnAna1.pri.v4, whole genome shotgun sequence includes the following:
- the HAND2 gene encoding heart- and neural crest derivatives-expressed protein 2 — translation MSLVGGFPHHPVVHHEGYPFAAAAAAAAAAAAAAAAASRCGHEESPYFHGWLLGHPDMSPPDYGMALSYSPEYANGAAGPDHSHYGGGGGPGGGGGGGVGGGGGGGGGCGPPGAGPPGLGGPRPVKRRGTANRKERRRTQSINSAFAELRECIPNVPADTKLSKIKTLRLATSYIAYLMDLLAKDDQHGEAEAFKAEIKKTDVKEEKRKKELNEILKSTVSSNDKKTKGRTGWPQHVWALELKQ, via the exons ATGAGCCTGGTGGGGGGCTTCCCCCACCACCCGGTGGTGCACCATGAGGGCTACCccttcgccgccgccgccgccgccgccgcggccgccgccgccgccgccgccgccgccagtcGGTGCGGACACGAGGAGAGCCCCTATTTCCACGGCTGGCTGCTGGGCCACCCCGACATGTCCCCCCCCGACTACGGCATGGCTCTGTCCTACAGCCCCGAGTACGCCAACGGCGCGGCCGGGCCGGACCACTCCCACTACGGGGGGGGCggaggccccggcggcggcggcggcggcggcgttggaggaggagggggcggcggcggggggtgcGGACCCCCGGGCGCCGGGCCGCCGGGCCTCGGGGGTCCGCGGCCGGTCAAGAGGCGGGGCACGGCCAACCGCAAGGAGCGGCGCAGGACTCAGAGCATCAACAGCGCCTTCGCCGAGCTGCGGGAGTGCATCCCCAACGTGCCCGCCGACACCAAGCTCTCCAAGATCAAGACCCTCCGCCTGGCCACCAGCTACATCGCCTACCTCATGGACCTGCTGGCCAAAGATGACCAGCACGGGGAGGCGGAGGCCTTCAAGGCCGAGATCAAGAAGACCGacgtgaaggaggagaagaggaagaaggagctg aACGAAATCTTGAAAAGCACAGTGAGCAGCAACGATAAGAAAACGAAAGGCAGGACTGGCTGGCCGCAGCATGTGTGGGCCCTGGAGCTCAAGCAATga